In Thermodesulfobium sp. 4217-1, a single genomic region encodes these proteins:
- a CDS encoding polysaccharide deacetylase family protein, translated as MIKKFFIVLTIALAIGLVFYLVKGRVGSVDKVQNSSKTVEKNISDVQNNSTSSNTSNTKDKTDRKIDETSKTYSSRYEIDRAKGKTVVLTFDAGADGSRLPDILDILSENHVKATFFLTGPFCEKYPNLVSMITKHGFEVGNHSYAHHDMTKMSDEAIKEDILKAQNIIIETTGQDPRPWFRPPYGARNDRVRGVLKSLGYETVYWTIDSLDWEDNMTVDREKKRIYNNLKDGSIILLHIGSKTTPVILSEMIKYFKSQNYRVTDLSGALR; from the coding sequence GTGATAAAAAAGTTCTTTATTGTTCTTACTATAGCTTTAGCTATAGGTTTGGTTTTTTATCTTGTTAAAGGTAGAGTTGGAAGCGTTGATAAAGTTCAAAACAGTAGTAAAACTGTTGAAAAAAATATTTCTGATGTTCAAAACAATAGTACATCTTCGAATACAAGCAACACAAAGGACAAGACAGATAGGAAAATTGATGAAACATCTAAAACTTATAGTTCAAGATATGAGATTGATAGGGCAAAAGGCAAAACTGTCGTTCTAACCTTTGATGCAGGTGCGGACGGAAGCAGATTGCCAGATATTTTAGATATTCTATCTGAAAATCATGTCAAAGCAACCTTTTTCCTTACAGGTCCGTTTTGTGAAAAATATCCGAATCTTGTTAGTATGATTACTAAGCATGGTTTTGAAGTTGGAAACCATTCTTATGCGCATCACGATATGACAAAAATGTCCGATGAGGCGATCAAAGAAGATATTTTAAAGGCCCAAAATATTATTATTGAAACTACTGGTCAGGATCCAAGGCCTTGGTTTAGACCACCTTATGGAGCACGAAACGATAGGGTGAGAGGGGTATTGAAATCTTTGGGATATGAGACAGTGTATTGGACTATTGACTCTCTTGATTGGGAGGATAATATGACTGTTGATAGAGAGAAAAAGAGAATATATAATAATTTAAAAGATGGGAGCATAATATTGCTTCATATTGGTAGCAAAACTACTCCTGTGATTCTTTCTGAGATGATAAAGTATTTTAAGAGTCAAAATTATAGAGTTACTGATTTATCTGGAGCTCTGCGATGA
- a CDS encoding glycosyltransferase family 4 protein, which translates to MRIALVSPYSFSFKGGVNTHLFFLQKFFDKQNIETHIIAPAEPGKILAYNIDHARFHTVGRSLPFMTNGSIARLAPTPGALGKILLLKESFDIWHIHEPFAPGPSLFSVFALNKPIVGTFHAYSDIPFPFEWFKPISKRFSSKVAVKIAVSEASMHFAEQYISGDFKIVPNGVNIDIFAPCEKYQNPTVLFVGRLEKRKGLDVILKSWNKISKNFPDAQLRIAGYSTEKKISKFQELESIKFLGELSEEDLAKEYSKAWIFCSPALGGESFGMTILEALSCGTAVIASNITGYRTLLKNGQYGLLVEPNDHIDLSNKICYLIKNKDVRVDLEKKARPYAINFSWEKITSSLIELYKESESIFKSKL; encoded by the coding sequence TTGAGAATAGCGCTTGTTAGTCCATACTCTTTTTCCTTTAAAGGTGGAGTTAACACCCATCTCTTTTTTCTACAAAAATTTTTCGACAAGCAGAATATCGAAACTCATATAATTGCGCCTGCTGAACCAGGAAAAATACTCGCATATAATATAGATCACGCGAGATTTCACACAGTGGGGCGTTCACTTCCATTTATGACAAATGGCTCAATAGCAAGGCTCGCCCCAACTCCAGGCGCATTAGGAAAAATACTCTTGCTTAAAGAAAGTTTTGATATTTGGCATATACATGAACCATTCGCACCAGGTCCATCTCTTTTTTCAGTATTCGCACTTAACAAACCTATAGTGGGAACGTTTCATGCCTACTCAGATATCCCATTTCCTTTCGAATGGTTTAAACCAATATCAAAAAGATTTTCAAGCAAGGTAGCTGTCAAAATTGCTGTATCCGAAGCGTCAATGCATTTTGCCGAACAATATATATCTGGTGATTTCAAAATTGTACCAAACGGAGTCAATATTGATATATTTGCACCCTGTGAAAAATATCAGAACCCTACAGTCCTTTTTGTAGGTAGGCTTGAAAAAAGAAAAGGCCTTGACGTAATATTAAAATCATGGAACAAAATTTCTAAAAACTTTCCCGATGCCCAGCTCAGAATTGCAGGATATTCTACCGAAAAGAAAATTAGTAAATTTCAAGAATTAGAAAGCATAAAATTTCTGGGAGAATTAAGCGAAGAAGACCTTGCAAAAGAATATTCCAAAGCTTGGATATTTTGTTCGCCAGCATTGGGAGGAGAAAGCTTTGGTATGACTATTTTAGAGGCGCTCTCTTGTGGCACTGCGGTAATTGCATCGAACATTACTGGTTACAGAACCCTGTTAAAAAACGGTCAATATGGATTATTAGTAGAGCCAAACGACCACATCGATCTTTCGAATAAGATATGCTATTTAATCAAAAATAAAGACGTAAGAGTAGATTTAGAAAAAAAGGCAAGACCTTATGCAATAAATTTTTCATGGGAAAAAATTACATCATCGCTAATTGAACTTTATAAAGAGTCAGAAAGTATCTTTAAATCTAAGTTATAG
- a CDS encoding lysophospholipid acyltransferase family protein produces the protein MLYKERAQIFLCSLILKTINLLAHPISHIMMSLHKKGCQMSRLRFKSQFPSLSEKELDSMVAQNFYNYSIYYLEVIFLPFMVKFIRYFINDFDASYSNIKECFKRANDKGIIVTTAHFGNWDLGSFLIASAARECNKEAFAVVESIKPNWLFNFFKRIRKKVGLEIIPLNKATAIKSLKELRNGNVIALVVDRNLTSHGIKTTFFGRECIFNDGPSILIKKTNPKFFVAALYKSNNKYQVYFKEIEYNVECSKEEITNLIIKHIENLVTISPTQWFIFQPNWIGDDYS, from the coding sequence GTGCTCTATAAAGAAAGGGCTCAAATTTTTCTATGCAGTCTTATCCTTAAAACTATAAATCTTTTAGCGCATCCAATTTCACATATTATGATGTCTCTTCACAAAAAAGGGTGCCAAATGTCCAGGCTTAGGTTTAAGTCACAATTTCCATCCTTAAGCGAAAAAGAGCTAGATTCTATGGTAGCCCAAAATTTTTATAACTATTCAATTTATTATCTTGAAGTAATTTTTTTACCGTTTATGGTTAAATTTATTAGATATTTTATAAATGATTTTGATGCTTCATATTCAAACATCAAAGAGTGTTTTAAGAGAGCGAATGACAAAGGGATAATAGTTACTACAGCACACTTTGGAAATTGGGATCTCGGGTCCTTTTTGATAGCTTCTGCAGCAAGAGAATGTAATAAAGAAGCATTTGCAGTGGTAGAATCCATAAAACCAAATTGGCTATTTAACTTCTTCAAGAGAATTAGGAAGAAAGTTGGACTAGAAATAATACCTCTTAACAAAGCTACTGCTATAAAGTCATTAAAGGAGTTAAGAAATGGCAATGTAATAGCTCTTGTGGTCGATAGGAATCTAACCAGCCACGGAATTAAGACCACTTTCTTTGGCAGAGAGTGCATATTCAATGATGGCCCATCAATTTTGATTAAAAAAACAAATCCAAAATTTTTTGTAGCTGCTTTATATAAATCTAATAATAAATATCAAGTATATTTTAAAGAAATAGAGTACAATGTTGAATGCTCAAAAGAAGAAATCACAAATTTGATAATAAAACATATAGAAAACTTGGTAACAATTAGCCCAACTCAATGGTTTATCTTTCAACCGAATTGGATTGGAGATGATTATAGTTGA
- a CDS encoding universal stress protein, protein MKILVAVDGSKYSREAALWAVKIARKEVEYKIIAVYVEKILSRNDYSLSDEDLDLRIDKNAKNVFEKSFENIELDGIKIETRVEKGSPASKILDISDKEDVDLIIVGSRGRSGVSHFFLGSVSDKVFTYSVRPVLVAKVREIEPIIETVAIT, encoded by the coding sequence ATGAAAATTCTTGTTGCTGTCGATGGTTCTAAATATTCTAGAGAGGCAGCACTTTGGGCAGTAAAGATAGCTAGGAAAGAAGTTGAATATAAGATTATTGCAGTTTATGTAGAAAAGATACTTTCGAGAAACGATTATTCTTTATCAGATGAGGATCTTGATCTTAGAATCGATAAAAATGCAAAAAATGTGTTTGAAAAGTCTTTTGAAAACATAGAGCTTGATGGTATAAAAATTGAAACAAGAGTTGAAAAAGGCAGTCCCGCTTCGAAAATTTTGGATATTTCTGATAAAGAAGATGTCGATTTAATAATTGTCGGCAGTAGGGGGAGATCTGGTGTAAGCCATTTCTTTCTGGGCTCTGTGTCTGACAAGGTTTTTACTTATTCTGTAAGGCCGGTGCTTGTCGCTAAGGTTAGAGAGATAGAGCCAATAATAGAAACGGTGGCTATAACTTAG
- a CDS encoding secretin and TonB N-terminal domain-containing protein, with product MKWILRSCLFLSFLFFATISYAADKTALVNIGTNNQSTYDELTLTFSGPIDLNSVLQERLNYPDSIKFTFKNTSLSLKPGQKIFADLSKIDYLSYYVVPEGVELYAYLRDPDVSVSIQKTADNVLVLKFQPKEAAKSATNESAQNTVSNQNNSSSGNINNLDSGLYPKGYNPSSLNSNIDNTQQVQAQSDNSPMISYMAFKGADIRDVLATLARLGGYNLVASDSVKGSVTVDLKDISVDDAIKLVTKINNFSMQKVGNVLVIGNNKDLSNFGVIRVYKLYNVGNKTVIETSTSATSGGGSGGGASGLTINKVTTMRQGADVAKLIAEGIGASFSSTKIASSSGGGESASTSNSTDSSGKVLYDDRTNTITVIAPEDKQKIAENLLQNLDTPLKQIEVQVMVIELDNQGIKEIGINWPNNVQLSGTATATRTYGTSKSKSSVYTGTISNITASLYAQLNNSNGKILSDPRILALDGQDSYVFAGDKLYIPQVSSATGGNVTYTTNEYDVGVLLKITPFVGENGEITIHVTPSVSAFNGDISQLQINQPFTTTIREADVTARVKDGQTFYIGGLISDEDRKQTISVPGLGNMPLLGPMFRYDYRLKSKTEVIFLLTPHVVKSSL from the coding sequence ATGAAATGGATCTTAAGATCTTGTTTATTTTTATCTTTTTTATTTTTTGCAACCATATCGTATGCCGCTGATAAGACTGCGCTTGTTAACATAGGTACAAACAACCAAAGTACATACGATGAACTGACGCTCACCTTTTCTGGTCCCATAGATCTTAACAGTGTCCTCCAGGAAAGGCTTAATTATCCTGATTCCATAAAATTCACATTTAAAAATACTTCGCTTTCCCTAAAACCAGGACAGAAAATTTTTGCCGATCTATCAAAAATTGATTATCTTTCTTATTATGTTGTTCCAGAGGGCGTAGAGCTTTATGCTTATCTTAGAGATCCTGACGTCAGCGTAAGCATCCAAAAGACGGCAGATAATGTTTTGGTCTTAAAATTCCAGCCAAAAGAAGCTGCTAAATCTGCAACAAATGAAAGTGCTCAGAATACAGTTTCTAATCAAAATAATTCAAGTTCTGGAAATATAAACAATTTAGATTCTGGCTTATACCCAAAGGGTTATAACCCTTCAAGTCTTAATTCGAATATTGATAATACGCAGCAGGTTCAGGCTCAATCAGATAATTCTCCTATGATATCGTACATGGCATTTAAGGGAGCTGATATAAGGGATGTTTTGGCTACTCTTGCGAGGTTAGGCGGATATAATCTGGTAGCATCTGATTCTGTTAAGGGATCCGTTACCGTAGATCTTAAAGATATAAGCGTTGATGATGCAATTAAACTTGTTACGAAGATTAACAATTTTTCAATGCAAAAGGTTGGGAATGTTCTTGTGATTGGTAACAATAAAGATCTGAGTAACTTTGGTGTGATCAGGGTATATAAGTTATATAATGTCGGGAATAAAACTGTTATAGAGACTTCTACTTCTGCAACTTCTGGCGGAGGCAGCGGTGGAGGAGCCTCTGGGTTAACTATAAACAAGGTAACCACAATGAGACAGGGAGCTGATGTGGCAAAGCTGATAGCAGAGGGTATTGGCGCATCATTCTCTTCAACAAAGATTGCATCATCTTCTGGCGGGGGCGAGTCAGCATCCACATCTAACTCTACTGACAGCTCGGGTAAGGTACTCTATGATGATAGAACCAATACCATTACTGTAATAGCACCAGAAGATAAACAAAAAATTGCAGAAAATTTGCTCCAAAATCTTGATACACCGCTTAAACAAATTGAAGTTCAGGTAATGGTTATTGAGCTTGATAACCAAGGGATTAAAGAGATTGGCATAAATTGGCCAAATAACGTTCAGCTCTCAGGAACTGCTACTGCGACAAGGACTTATGGAACGTCTAAGAGCAAATCTAGTGTTTATACGGGTACTATTTCTAATATCACTGCATCTCTTTATGCTCAGCTAAATAATAGCAATGGGAAAATACTTTCTGATCCAAGAATTCTTGCATTAGACGGTCAGGATTCTTATGTATTTGCAGGTGATAAATTGTATATACCTCAGGTATCTTCTGCTACTGGCGGAAACGTGACCTACACTACAAATGAATATGACGTAGGTGTTTTGCTAAAAATTACTCCCTTTGTAGGCGAAAATGGTGAGATAACGATTCATGTTACGCCTTCTGTTTCTGCGTTTAATGGTGATATTTCTCAACTTCAGATCAATCAACCATTTACTACAACCATTAGGGAGGCTGATGTAACAGCAAGAGTAAAGGATGGACAGACTTTCTATATCGGTGGTCTTATAAGCGATGAAGATAGAAAACAAACTATTTCTGTGCCAGGATTGGGCAATATGCCACTACTTGGACCTATGTTTAGATATGATTATCGTCTAAAGAGCAAGACAGAAGTAATATTTTTACTTACACCTCATGTCGTAAAAAGTAGCTTGTGA